Genomic segment of Candidatus Protochlamydia amoebophila UWE25:
AGAAAAAGATGAGGTACATTTAAGTTGCCCTCCACCTTTACAGAGATTATAAATTAGTTTATTTTAAAAACAATTAAAAATAAAATAAATAATTTTTAATTATTTAATATTTAAATTTAAATAAATGAGGATTAAATGAACTTTAATTTAAATAATGTAACAAACTTAATTGAATTATTTTCTATTGTAAAAAATGCTAAAGAAAATATTTCTTTTTGGGGATATCGTTATATCTATATAGTGGGCTATGAAAATACATTACCAATTGATGCTTTGGCATCAAAACTCATGGAGTTAGTTAGAGTGGATTTTGATTTTAGTGAGGACGAACGATTAATTGGCAAATCTATAACTCCTATTATTGAGAATCTTTATGAACAAAATAAAAAAAGGATTAATGATAAAAATTGGTTTACTCAAATTATTTGCAAAATAAGAGATCTTTGGAAATTTAATAAAGAAGGTGGATACGGAATCAAATTTGAATGGGATAATTATTTTTGGAAAGACACTTTTGATTATTATACAGAACATCAATACAAAAAAATATTTAACAAATATCCTATTCGATGTACAGATTGGCATGATGCTTATACAGGTCCAAATAGATGGCTTGCACCAGCTTGAAAATTTGTCAGGTAATAAGAAGAATCAAAGTTAGATGATAACCTATATAGTTAGAATTTCAAACATCAATCAATAGAACGTATTCAAAATTATAAAAAAGAAATTATTATCACTAATCTTGTTTATTAAATAATGTTAAAACTTTATTTTAATTATATTATTTTATAAGTTAATCAATAAAATTGAATTTCCTATATATAAATATTTAAATAAAATTAGGTAGCCCTAAATAGATAGTGATATAAATTTTTATTTTATGAACGCTTTATTTTTTTATTTTAAAAATATGGGAGCATTTGATGGACATTTTCTGCTTTAATCGCCATTCACATCCCATGCGTGAAAATGGTTCCATTCAAATCGTAAAACAAAAATAGGAATGCGTTGCATTTCGAAAGCAGTCATTTGAGAACCCTCAAAATAAAAACATTTCAAACGAAACTAGAGAACGAATTTGAAGATCTTAAAAGAGTTTCTCTACAAGGAATTGCAAAATATTTGATGTAAGCATGCCTTGGCTATTTAGGGTCCATGGAGCAAACTTTTCAGTTATTGCCAAAAAACTTAAATGCATCAGTCATTGTTGAAAATGAAAAGTTCGGAGTGCTTATCCTTAAAGGAGTTGAAATGTGGAGTTTTGTGGGAAGTTCGAAAAATGTCAGTGGCTATGGCTTTTCATGCATTCAACAACACGCCAAATCTTAGCATGTCATGCAAGAAAAAGGCCAAAAGCTTCAGGAAAGACTTTGATGGCAAAACTGCCTACAAAATAAGAAAAAAGCCCACTTTTTCACAGATACAGTCGTAGCTTAGGATGAAATGATCCCATAGCAGCAGCACAGTCCTGTTGGCAAAGAATCAAGAAGACAAGTGACACGGAAAAAATTGAGTATCCAATCAGACAGCGATGCGCAAGACTCATTCGAAAAATAGGATCTTTTTCAAAGAAAATAGAAAACGATATTGATTGATCAAGGTGTTTATCTGTAACGACAATAGCAATTTGAAATCACTACCTACCTACCTACCTATTTAGGACTACCTTCTATTTGAGAAGAAGCATATAAATTAAGCTGCTGAGTTTAAGAAAATTCAGTGGGAGCTAGAGGAATTTTTTTCCGTTTGAAGGTAGAGTTCGAATATAAATTTGTTATCATCAATCAAATTTTTTTGGAGAAAAAGTTGCCTGATAAATCATTTCTTTTAAATGATCAAAAGAAACTTCTTCACCAAAAGTATATTGGTAAATGTCTTGACGTATTTGATCATAGCGTGCTTGATCAAAACAAAGTTCTTTCTCTAAAATTTGATAAAACTGGGTATAGTTATGAGGTTGAATTTCAAATCCACAGCGGTATAGGAATAAATTTCTATCTTTTTGAACGTCTCGTTTTCGCTGATTTAAGAAAAACATCGGGCGGTTGAAGGTGAGAAAATCATAGCCAATTGACGACATATCTCCTAAATAAATATCAGATCGCGCGAGTAAGGGATAAATCACTGGAAAGTCTTGAACAAAAATAATATTTTCTTTTTTTTCATATTTTCCAATCATTTGATAAAGAGCCGGGCCATCCGTTTCCTCTAAAGCAGGGTGAATTTTAACCAACAAATTGTAATCCTCAGGAAGATTTTCAAATATAGCCTGTGCATGCATAAAGGATGTCGTATGATCTTGGTCATGACAAGTTGGAGCATACAAGATTGTAGTTTGCTTTTTTTTAAATTTCCCCCAAACCAGTTCTTCGGCGATGGAATCAAAATGAGTTTGAAACATTTTGTAGTACAAATATCGATAATTTCCTGTCCTAGGAGCAACATTAAGATGATTTAGAATTTTGAAATCTTTGAACAAATCCAACATGTTTTGTCCGTATATTAATACAATATCTTCCCATACACTCTTTTCTAGCCAAAAGATTTTATCCGAAAAACCATGAGGACAATGGACATTTCTTACCTCTTTTTGAAAAGCTTTTTCAAGCCCTTGAAATTTAGCGTAGAAATCGTGGCGGTGCCAAGGCTCCGACTGAAAGAAGACATCAAAATTTTCAATTAAATAACGAGGTGTAACATCTTCCCAATCATGTAGGAGGATTTTTAATTGAGGATAGAGTTTTTGAGAGTTGATCGCGTGTTTTTCATCCGTTAAGAGTAATGGCATCCCCATTGCTACACAAAGAGGGGCTAAGTGTTCAGTCAAATGAACATATGAATTAGGATTTAAGCCGACACAGGCTTTTTGCTTCATATTTCTACTCTTAAATTAATAATGAGCTACCTTTTAAAGCTTTGTGGATAAATTCAGCCCTTTTATGAGGTATTTCTTCAGGGGTCAATTTTTGTTTTTGGTGGCAGATTAAATGAGCTCGTCTGATACTAAACAACAAATCATTTAATGTCTTTTGATCGATACCTTTCAACCAGTTCAAATCAAGACCCAATTTAAGTAAACTAATGGCCTTCATTGCTTCAATAGATTCAATTTGGTAAGAATGTAAAAGAATCGCATACGCACGACTAATTTTATCTTTGAGATCAGAAATTTCCTGGTCATGCTCTTGTTTCAAAATATTTCGAACACTTTTTTCTTCCAAGGCTAATTTAGTCGCCAAAGTTCTTAATGAAGAAATAATATTTTCTTCTGTCATTCCAAGAGTATAATTATTATGAAAAGCCACAATATCCCCTATGATTTCATGGGGATTTCCTTGTAAACCTGTTTGCTCAATTCCCTCATCTTTATCTTTTTGCAAAACGTCATTCAAACGGTTTGTATAAATCAATCCGGGCAGATGCAAAAAAATAGTCACAATGAGGCCTGTTCCACATCTGGTAGGATCTGCGGTTAAAAAACCAAACTTCGAAGAAAAAGCAAAATTTACTAAGTTATTTAAATTTGTTTCGATTTTAACTAATCGTTCCCAAGCTCCTTCTAATTCTTCTTTAGTATCTACCCAATGCAGCATCAAATGATCGCGTAAATTGAAGACGGCTAAAAATTCTCCCGAGGCATCTAATACAAATGCTTCACCCGTGTTCGCTTGATGAAAGCTTTCTGGTGTTAGAAAATGTTCCACCAACAATTCTTTTTCAATCGGTTGCATATCTTCAGCTTTAAAAAGCTGTGATTTTTTTAATAAATCATTTTTTAAAAGGTCTTTGTATAAAAGAGAAACGATTTGTTTCCGTTTATCTGTCTCCAGCTTACTTGGGAATTTGAATTTTTCTAAATTTCTTAAAAGCGTCAAAGTTGTTCCTAGCCAAATATCATTTCCATTAACACTCCATGGGTTTTGATTACATAATAAAGAATAAGGGTTATTTTGATTCGTCACGCTCTTCCCCTTCTTTTTCTGGTTTTGAATCTTCTTTATGCTCTGTTAAGGCACGAATTTGATCTCTCAACAAAGCCGCTTGTTCATAATCTTCTCGTTGAAGAGTTTCTTTAAGAGCTTCATCAAGGGCTAATAAGCGAGAAGAAGGCTTAATGACTAAAGTTTCTCCAGGAGCTCGACCAATATGAATAGGTGATGATTTTTTAATCGAAACAAGGCGAGAAGTAAGTCGATTAGCGGCTTGAATTTCAGCTAATAGAATATTACCAAATACATTGTAGCATTCCGGACAACCTAACTGATGTCCTCTTTTAACTTCTTCTAAAGTAGTTCCGCAATTTCCACATTCTAGAGCAGCCCCTAAGCCTACTTGACTTTGAATATATTCTTTTGGGCTTGTTCCATGCAGTCTTCTTTCCAACTCTGGACAACTTGCACACATACTAGTATGAGTCATATTCTCACCCACAATTTCTGTGTAGCGAACAGCAATTGGTTTTTTACATTCTCCACATTCAAGTGGTCTATCGGAAAAGTTTTTGTCTGGATTTTTATCGACCATCGAAATAAAACCTCTGAAATTAAACGTTATTAACCAACCAAATGATTTTTATTAAGAATTAGGCATTTAAAGAGTTCCAGCTTATTAAAAATTCAGTCTCATCAACCCTAACATCGTTATCATTAAAGTCATACCAAATCACACTTTAATGTAAAATTTTTTCAAATAGCAATGTAAATTTTTTGCAAAAAGGATAAAAGGAGCCCTTACAAAAGTTTTTAAAAAAGAGGCTTTCGAAGGATCAAACGATTTAAAATTGGGGACTGGTTCGTTTCAATATGTAAGAAATTAAATATTAAAAAAATAAAGAAAAAGCTTTTTGAAAAAAGCACTTATTAAAAGTAATCGCAAGAAAAGAGCTTATTAGAATAAATCTGCCTAAAAGACATATGAGTCTTGATGGACTCGAACCATCGACCCCCTCATTAAAAGTGAGGTGCTCTAACCAACTGAGCTAAAGACTCTTGATGACCCCAAGGGGATTCGAACCCCTGTTATCGGAATGAAAATCCGGTGTCCTAGACCTGGCTAGACGATGGGGCCAGGTAAAAAACTTAAATCGTATTTAGAATAAATAGGATCCAAACTATTCTTCAATTTTTGATTGAAGAGGCTTTATCCTAAAATAAAGCCTCATTTTTTTACAAGCATTAAATTGTGGAAATTTCTTTTTCTTTTTTTTCCGCGATTTCATCAGCTTCTTTACAAAACTTATCCGTTAACTCTTGAATATTTTTTTCGAGTTTTTTTAAAACATCTTCTGCAATGATTCCTTCCGATTTTTGTTTTCTTGCTAATTCATTGGCATCGCGTCTGATATTTCGAATACTAACTTTTGTCTTTTCTTTTTCTTCATGGCAAATTTTTGCCATTTTTTTTCGAATTTCTTCTGTCATAGGAGGAATTTTTATACGAACAGAATGCGCATCAACAATAGGCATTAAACCTAAATTTGCTTTTTCAATACCTTTGCCAATCGATCCCGCATTTTGAGGATCAAAGGGAGTAATTAATAGTTGACGCGCCTCGGGAGCAGAAATCGAAGCAACATCTTTTAGACGCATAGGGCTTCCATAGACTTCTATCATCACATGCTCAACCATTCCCGGATTGGCACGACCCGTACGAATATTTTTCAAATCATTCTTTAAATGTTCAATTGCCGTTATCATTTTGGTTTTAGTTTGATCAACTATGCTCATATTAACTCCTATTATCTATCTAGCTTGTTAGCTTCATGACCAATTTCTCCATCATCAACTAAAGTTCCATGACTATAATCTGTTAAGACATGGTCTAATCTATTTTCAAATAGACGCTTCATGTTAAACACAAAGATAGGAATTTGATGATTTCTACATAAAGCAATAGCAGTAGCATCCATGACTTGTAATTTTTCTGCAAGCACTTGAGAATAAGAAATTCGATCATATTTGACAGCTTGGGTATTTTTTAAAGGATCCTGATTATAAATCCCATCTACCTTAGTCGCTTTAAGCAGTAAATTTGCTTGTATTTCACTTGCTCTTAAAGCTGCAGCTGTATCTGTTGTAAAATAGGGGTTACCTGTTCCTCCGACGAAAATGACAACCACCCCCTCTTCTAAATATTGCAAAGCTTTACTCCATTGATAAGACTCTGCTACTTTTGGACAGTCTAAGGCACTCATCACGCACGTTTTGACTTCTAAACTTATTAAAGCTTGTTGAAGAGCGATCCCATTTAAAAGCGTTGCAAGCATTCCCATATGGTCTGCAGGAACACGAGGCATTCCATTTGCTTTAAGGTTTATTCCTCTGAAAATATTTCCTCCTCCAATCACAATTCCTAATTGGATTCCCAATTGTTGAATTTGTTGAATAGATTTAGTAATTTGAAGGCAAGCTTGTTGCTGGATGCCAAAGCCTTGGTTACCAATCAACGTTTCTCCCGATAACTTGAGTAAAATGCGCTTGGGAAAGGTGCTCATAAAATCCTTAGAAAAGGTAAAAATAATTTAAAATCCTTAAAAAGCTCTAGCTAAACTTTCCATTTGTAAATCAATACTGCGTTTAACTTCTTATAAAACTCTTTTTTTTCAATGACAACTTTTTTGAAAGTTAAAATTTTAAGGAGGCATTAATTGCCTCTTTATTGACAAAAATCGCATGCATTGAAATAAATTTTGGAAACAATTTTTTTTATAAGCACTTCTTATGATGAAACTATTAAGAAATTAAAAGTTGGGCTTACGTTAAACCCGGAATCAAATAGACAAGATCTTTTTAAAGCTTATTTAGACACTGTTCAAATTGAGCAAGCCAAAATGGCTTTTCGTTAAAATCAGTCAAAAACCATTATTTACTACATAAAAAAATCCTATGAGTTAACTCATCAAAATGACCCTTATCTTGTCGAATTAATGAAAATTTATTTAGCAGACAGGTCTTTTAAGTAAGCAGCTTCTCTATTCATCGATATTAATCCCTAACCTGGGGAATATCAATTTAGTTTAAAAAAAGAAGCGTATGAGACTCTGGCAAAAGGAATAAATCCTTTTAATAGTCCACTAACGCTTACATATATAGAAAAAGCATTTAAACTAGACCTGTTTAATAAGCCATATAAAAAGCAAGTTATCAGCTAATCCTTAAGTAAATAAAACATTTACCGATGTGATTAGTTTAGAAGATTTAGAAGAAAAATAAGTAGTACTTCTTTTATTTAACTTCCTAAATTTTTGATTTATATCATTTTGAAAAATGCCATCTCAAACACTATATTGTTTATTTTCAGTAATTTAAAGATCTGTGAAGAAAGAGAGTAGTTAATGCCTTAAATCCGCTATTCTCCTAAGAATATTTATTGATGCCATGCGTTCTTTTTCTTCTTCTAAAGAAAGATTATCGAAAAAATGAACCAAATATCCGTATTTTTTTTCATTACTAATATATTGATCGACATTTTTTTCACGTGCCTTCCTAGAAAAAATGACAAACTCATAATCCTCTGATCCATCAATATAGCTCAGTTGATCAAGATATTTAGACTGAATCAGATAGGTGCAATGAACAACAGGAACTTTGAAAACACCAATCTTTTCATATGATACGATTTTTAAATAGTCGAGATGATAACCGTAATATCCCGTTTCATCAATTGCACAAAAAAAATTACTATAATAATTATTAGTTTCTAAAGATCGTAACAAGGGCGCAATAATAGGCTTATCTTGTTTGATAAGGTCTTTTAAAGTATCAGCTGTAATAAAATTATCACAATCGACAACAAAATAATAATCTGACTTTAAAAGCTTGGCATATTCCAAACTGTCATTTCTAATTTTTGCCAAAATTTTAAATCTTTCTGGAGTCCATTCATGAGGGCGATTTGTTAAAACTGTGTTCAAATCTTGTTTAACAAAGATGACATCCTTATATAAATTTCCTTTTTCTTTAACCCAGGCTTCCAAAATTTCCTGAGTCTTATCAATATTGTTGTTAGTATGAATATAAATTGAGATACATTTCTTATCATAATCTAAATGTTCAATACAATTTAAGAACGCAGGAAGTGTGTGTTCTTTATTACGAGCTAATAAGGCTAAAAGCACAGTTTGTTGATCACTGGAATGTAAATCTACAGCCATTAGCTGGCCCATAAAAATATATAAAAATAAAAAAAGATGTATTCTTCGAAAAAATGAATAAAACATAGGAGCTATTGGTGAAGGATTGTTTAAAAAAACTATAAATTTAATAAAATTGAAAAATAAGCCTAATCATTTCCAT
This window contains:
- a CDS encoding CDP-glycerol glycerophosphotransferase family protein, yielding MKQKACVGLNPNSYVHLTEHLAPLCVAMGMPLLLTDEKHAINSQKLYPQLKILLHDWEDVTPRYLIENFDVFFQSEPWHRHDFYAKFQGLEKAFQKEVRNVHCPHGFSDKIFWLEKSVWEDIVLIYGQNMLDLFKDFKILNHLNVAPRTGNYRYLYYKMFQTHFDSIAEELVWGKFKKKQTTILYAPTCHDQDHTTSFMHAQAIFENLPEDYNLLVKIHPALEETDGPALYQMIGKYEKKENIIFVQDFPVIYPLLARSDIYLGDMSSIGYDFLTFNRPMFFLNQRKRDVQKDRNLFLYRCGFEIQPHNYTQFYQILEKELCFDQARYDQIRQDIYQYTFGEEVSFDHLKEMIYQATFSPKKFD
- a CDS encoding protein arginine kinase; the encoded protein is MTNQNNPYSLLCNQNPWSVNGNDIWLGTTLTLLRNLEKFKFPSKLETDKRKQIVSLLYKDLLKNDLLKKSQLFKAEDMQPIEKELLVEHFLTPESFHQANTGEAFVLDASGEFLAVFNLRDHLMLHWVDTKEELEGAWERLVKIETNLNNLVNFAFSSKFGFLTADPTRCGTGLIVTIFLHLPGLIYTNRLNDVLQKDKDEGIEQTGLQGNPHEIIGDIVAFHNNYTLGMTEENIISSLRTLATKLALEEKSVRNILKQEHDQEISDLKDKISRAYAILLHSYQIESIEAMKAISLLKLGLDLNWLKGIDQKTLNDLLFSIRRAHLICHQKQKLTPEEIPHKRAEFIHKALKGSSLLI
- a CDS encoding UvrB/UvrC motif-containing protein, whose product is MVDKNPDKNFSDRPLECGECKKPIAVRYTEIVGENMTHTSMCASCPELERRLHGTSPKEYIQSQVGLGAALECGNCGTTLEEVKRGHQLGCPECYNVFGNILLAEIQAANRLTSRLVSIKKSSPIHIGRAPGETLVIKPSSRLLALDEALKETLQREDYEQAALLRDQIRALTEHKEDSKPEKEGEERDESK
- the frr gene encoding ribosome recycling factor, producing the protein MSIVDQTKTKMITAIEHLKNDLKNIRTGRANPGMVEHVMIEVYGSPMRLKDVASISAPEARQLLITPFDPQNAGSIGKGIEKANLGLMPIVDAHSVRIKIPPMTEEIRKKMAKICHEEKEKTKVSIRNIRRDANELARKQKSEGIIAEDVLKKLEKNIQELTDKFCKEADEIAEKKEKEISTI
- the pyrH gene encoding UMP kinase, which translates into the protein MSTFPKRILLKLSGETLIGNQGFGIQQQACLQITKSIQQIQQLGIQLGIVIGGGNIFRGINLKANGMPRVPADHMGMLATLLNGIALQQALISLEVKTCVMSALDCPKVAESYQWSKALQYLEEGVVVIFVGGTGNPYFTTDTAAALRASEIQANLLLKATKVDGIYNQDPLKNTQAVKYDRISYSQVLAEKLQVMDATAIALCRNHQIPIFVFNMKRLFENRLDHVLTDYSHGTLVDDGEIGHEANKLDR
- a CDS encoding glycosyltransferase family 2 protein; translated protein: MAVDLHSSDQQTVLLALLARNKEHTLPAFLNCIEHLDYDKKCISIYIHTNNNIDKTQEILEAWVKEKGNLYKDVIFVKQDLNTVLTNRPHEWTPERFKILAKIRNDSLEYAKLLKSDYYFVVDCDNFITADTLKDLIKQDKPIIAPLLRSLETNNYYSNFFCAIDETGYYGYHLDYLKIVSYEKIGVFKVPVVHCTYLIQSKYLDQLSYIDGSEDYEFVIFSRKAREKNVDQYISNEKKYGYLVHFFDNLSLEEEKERMASINILRRIADLRH